The following proteins are co-located in the Paludibaculum fermentans genome:
- a CDS encoding sensor histidine kinase, translated as MRNRLAFRHWFRAFASLAFFALVLCLAFYITAFVYARTGWKPHAVLALLVNAFLGIILMVALVAIAGTVIHRRHRTKNPLSVITEALERIATGDFTTRLDENLRSHGVVGELVQSVNHMATRLDEMEKLRQEFVSNVSHEIQSPLTSIRGFAAALQRDNVSLEDRLHYLEIIEAESLRLSRLSENLLKLASLDSEQTRLAPTTYRLDVQLRNLILACETQWTAKDIEMEVALDEAAISADEDLLSQVWINLIHNSIKFTPPGGTIHVGLHRKGDRWEVSVADTGIGIAEEDLPRIFERFYKADPSRRHSAGGNGLGLAIAQRVVEIHSGAIAVRSQPGAGAEFTVSLPAV; from the coding sequence ATGAGAAACCGGCTGGCATTCCGCCATTGGTTTCGCGCCTTCGCTTCCCTGGCGTTCTTCGCCCTCGTTCTGTGCCTGGCCTTCTACATCACCGCCTTCGTCTATGCCCGCACCGGCTGGAAGCCTCACGCCGTGCTGGCCCTGCTGGTCAATGCCTTCCTCGGAATCATCCTCATGGTCGCCTTGGTGGCCATCGCCGGCACCGTGATTCACAGGCGCCACCGGACGAAGAATCCCCTCTCCGTCATTACAGAAGCGCTCGAGCGAATCGCCACGGGCGATTTCACTACCCGGCTGGACGAGAACCTGCGCTCGCACGGAGTGGTGGGCGAGCTGGTGCAGAGCGTGAACCACATGGCCACTCGTCTCGACGAGATGGAAAAGCTGCGTCAGGAGTTTGTCTCAAATGTGTCGCACGAAATTCAGTCGCCCCTCACCTCCATCCGGGGCTTTGCGGCTGCCCTGCAGCGGGATAATGTGAGCCTGGAGGACCGTCTCCACTACCTCGAGATCATCGAAGCGGAGAGCCTCCGGCTGTCCAGGTTGAGTGAGAACCTGCTCAAGCTCGCGTCCCTCGACTCGGAACAGACCCGGCTGGCCCCCACGACCTACCGGCTCGATGTGCAGCTCCGGAACCTGATTCTGGCCTGCGAAACCCAATGGACCGCCAAGGACATTGAGATGGAGGTAGCGCTCGACGAGGCCGCCATCTCGGCCGACGAAGACCTGCTCAGCCAGGTCTGGATCAACCTGATCCACAACAGCATCAAGTTCACCCCGCCCGGAGGCACCATTCACGTCGGCCTGCACCGGAAAGGCGATCGCTGGGAGGTGAGTGTTGCCGATACCGGGATCGGCATCGCCGAAGAAGACCTGCCGCGGATCTTCGAGCGGTTCTACAAAGCCGATCCTTCGCGCCGCCACTCCGCCGGAGGCAATGGACTGGGCCTCGCCATCGCCCAGCGCGTCGTCGAGATCCACAGCGGAGCGATCGCGGTGCGCAGCCAGCCCGGCGCGGGCGCGGAATTCACCGTCAGTCTGCCTGCCGTGTAA
- a CDS encoding ABC transporter ATP-binding protein, which produces MLHRPGAHHPNRFAAPSENEPPVQLSTLPWKRLLAYLQPYRGRMAVAILALLGSSALGLAFPMVIVRLLDSATRTHSLSSLNGLALLLLGIFLTQAALSFLQSIMLAVIGENIVCDLRTTLYTHLHRQSLDFYSGRRVGEIVSRLSSDVTQMRTVLTSNITSLLSQSVSLIGALVIVLSINIQLSLFILALVPPLVLLVAFFGRRIQKSSTGLQDHLADATTVAEEALQGIRVVKSFGQEQHETTRYGAAARKALSASLRMAFLHSSFSSVMMFLGFGTISAIMWYGGREVIAGRLSLAMINGFLMYGIMIAGSLGGLAGLYAQFRAAIGGVQRVFEILDLHPTVQDTPGAVTLTGTQGHLRFDNVTFHYEPNVPVIKGIMLDIQPGEILALVGPSGAGKSTLFNLIPRFYDPAGGSVQLDGRDLRSVTQHSLREQMALVPQETMLFGGTIRENILYGRLGATEEQMIAAARSANAHDFIMEFPQQYETVVGERGAKLSGGQRQRIAVARALLKNPRILLLDEATSSLDNDSEGLVQQALNHLMQGRTTVIIAHRLSTIKVAHRIAVMDGGRIVELGTHRELMALDGLYAHLYSMQFPDSSVATPPHHSEVRRMPPASILAPAAAD; this is translated from the coding sequence ATGCTGCATCGACCAGGCGCACACCATCCAAACCGCTTCGCCGCGCCATCCGAAAATGAACCACCTGTCCAGCTCTCGACTCTTCCGTGGAAACGCCTGCTCGCTTACTTGCAGCCCTATCGGGGACGCATGGCCGTAGCCATCCTCGCGCTGCTGGGTTCGTCCGCGCTGGGGCTCGCTTTCCCCATGGTGATCGTCCGCCTGCTCGACTCCGCCACACGCACCCACAGCCTCTCTTCCCTCAACGGACTGGCCCTGCTGCTGCTGGGCATCTTCCTCACCCAGGCCGCGCTGTCGTTCCTCCAGTCCATCATGCTGGCCGTCATCGGCGAGAACATCGTCTGCGACCTGCGCACCACCCTATACACCCACCTGCACCGCCAGTCACTCGACTTCTACTCGGGACGGCGTGTCGGCGAAATCGTATCCCGACTCTCCAGTGACGTGACGCAGATGCGCACCGTTCTGACAAGCAACATCACCTCCCTGCTCAGCCAGAGCGTGTCCCTCATCGGAGCGCTTGTCATCGTTCTCTCCATCAACATTCAGCTCTCACTGTTCATCCTGGCGCTGGTTCCGCCGCTGGTCCTGCTCGTGGCGTTCTTTGGACGCCGGATCCAGAAGTCCAGCACGGGCCTCCAGGATCACCTCGCCGACGCCACCACCGTCGCGGAAGAGGCTCTGCAGGGCATCCGCGTCGTGAAGAGCTTCGGCCAGGAGCAGCACGAGACCACCCGTTACGGGGCAGCCGCCCGGAAGGCGCTCTCGGCCTCCCTGCGCATGGCCTTCCTTCACTCTTCCTTCTCCTCGGTGATGATGTTCCTGGGCTTCGGCACCATCTCCGCCATCATGTGGTACGGCGGGCGCGAAGTGATCGCCGGACGCCTCTCCCTCGCTATGATCAACGGCTTCCTGATGTACGGCATCATGATCGCCGGCAGTCTCGGCGGCCTCGCCGGTCTCTACGCCCAGTTCCGTGCGGCCATCGGCGGTGTCCAGCGTGTCTTTGAAATCCTCGACCTCCATCCCACCGTGCAGGACACGCCGGGCGCCGTAACCCTCACCGGCACGCAGGGCCACCTCCGCTTCGACAACGTGACGTTCCACTACGAACCCAATGTGCCGGTCATCAAGGGCATTATGCTCGATATCCAACCGGGCGAGATCCTGGCTCTGGTCGGCCCCAGCGGAGCAGGCAAGAGCACGCTGTTCAACCTCATCCCGCGCTTCTACGATCCAGCCGGCGGCAGCGTCCAGCTCGATGGCCGCGACCTGCGCTCCGTCACCCAGCACAGCCTGCGCGAACAGATGGCCCTGGTACCGCAGGAGACCATGCTCTTTGGCGGGACCATCCGCGAGAACATTCTGTACGGACGGCTGGGCGCCACGGAAGAGCAGATGATCGCGGCGGCCCGCTCCGCCAACGCCCACGATTTCATCATGGAGTTCCCCCAGCAGTACGAAACGGTGGTCGGCGAACGCGGAGCCAAACTCAGCGGCGGCCAGCGCCAACGCATCGCCGTGGCCCGTGCCCTTCTCAAGAACCCCCGCATCCTGCTGTTGGACGAGGCAACCAGCTCGCTCGACAACGACTCGGAAGGCCTCGTGCAGCAGGCGCTCAATCACCTGATGCAGGGGCGCACCACCGTGATCATCGCCCATCGCCTCAGCACCATCAAGGTGGCCCATCGCATCGCCGTCATGGACGGCGGCCGCATCGTGGAGCTAGGCACCCACCGCGAACTCATGGCCCTCGATGGTCTGTACGCCCACCTCTACTCGATGCAGTTTCCGGACAGTTCCGTGGCCACCCCGCCCCATCACTCAGAAGTCCGCAGGATGCCGCCAGCCAGCATTCTGGCCCCCGCCGCAGCCGATTAA
- a CDS encoding aldo/keto reductase produces MSVPWTGLQFGLGLLEIGRAWGFKPSPVPDDEQAEEFLNGAYEAGVRIFDTAPSYAWSEPRFGAFLMQLTAEQRDSLVVATKFGESWDFETNQTVLDHSYDALMASLEESFRRLGRIDILQVHRSTPEVLRAPGTIKALEAAKAAGVKVVGASVKDLESVEIACTNELFQILQIPYNRRNQAMRPAIARARETGRLLFTNRPFAEGELLQAEDRNQAIRECFAAIQATPFDGAILAGTRSVEHLKQNLVGFQG; encoded by the coding sequence ATGAGTGTGCCGTGGACAGGGTTGCAGTTCGGGCTGGGCTTGCTGGAGATCGGCCGGGCCTGGGGCTTCAAACCATCGCCCGTGCCGGACGATGAACAGGCGGAGGAGTTCCTGAACGGTGCGTATGAAGCCGGGGTCCGGATCTTCGACACAGCACCCTCGTACGCGTGGAGCGAACCCAGGTTCGGCGCGTTTCTGATGCAGTTGACGGCGGAGCAGCGCGATTCGCTGGTGGTGGCCACGAAGTTCGGAGAGTCCTGGGACTTCGAGACAAACCAGACAGTGCTCGACCACAGCTACGATGCGCTGATGGCGAGCCTGGAAGAGAGTTTCCGGCGGCTGGGGCGGATCGACATCCTGCAGGTGCACCGGAGCACTCCGGAGGTGCTGCGGGCGCCCGGCACGATCAAGGCCCTGGAAGCGGCCAAGGCAGCAGGGGTCAAGGTGGTGGGCGCCAGCGTGAAGGATCTGGAGTCGGTGGAGATCGCCTGCACGAACGAGTTGTTCCAGATCCTGCAGATTCCTTACAACCGGCGGAACCAGGCGATGCGGCCGGCGATTGCACGGGCTCGGGAAACCGGGCGTCTGCTGTTCACCAACCGCCCATTCGCGGAAGGGGAACTGCTGCAGGCGGAGGACCGGAACCAGGCGATCCGTGAGTGTTTCGCGGCCATCCAGGCGACACCCTTTGACGGGGCGATTCTGGCGGGGACGCGATCGGTCGAGCACCTGAAGCAGAATCTTGTGGGTTTTCAAGGGTAA
- a CDS encoding ferredoxin--NADP reductase — MKARLVESVEIAPEVRHFTFAVDLLETLDFTPGQFVSFSRDVLGKSITRAYSIASAPSGNRFELCLNRVQDGRLSPWLFEMKPDDTIEMSGPLGYFVPKAPLRDAVFVATGTGVAPFRSFLRWPPVFAASTSLALLFGTRSEEGILYRREFEELTANRPGFRYLPTLTRPGTGWAGRAGRVQAHLDEALGGRNDIDVYVCGLKAMVDDVRTLLKSKGFDRKQIIVEKYD, encoded by the coding sequence TTGAAAGCCCGTCTTGTCGAGTCCGTTGAAATCGCGCCGGAGGTCCGCCACTTCACCTTCGCCGTCGATCTGTTGGAAACGCTGGACTTCACCCCCGGACAGTTCGTCAGCTTCAGCCGCGACGTCCTGGGTAAGTCCATTACCCGGGCCTATTCCATCGCCTCGGCGCCCTCCGGCAACCGCTTCGAATTGTGCCTGAATCGTGTCCAGGACGGCCGCCTCTCGCCGTGGCTGTTCGAGATGAAGCCGGACGACACCATTGAGATGAGCGGCCCGCTCGGCTACTTCGTACCGAAAGCCCCGCTGCGCGACGCCGTCTTTGTCGCCACCGGAACCGGCGTGGCTCCGTTTCGTTCGTTCCTCCGCTGGCCGCCCGTCTTCGCCGCTTCCACCAGCCTGGCGCTTCTCTTTGGAACCCGCTCGGAAGAGGGCATCCTGTACCGCCGGGAGTTCGAGGAACTTACCGCCAACCGGCCTGGATTCCGTTACTTGCCGACGCTTACACGCCCCGGGACGGGCTGGGCTGGCCGCGCCGGCCGCGTCCAGGCGCATCTGGATGAAGCGCTGGGCGGGCGGAATGACATTGATGTCTACGTTTGCGGCCTCAAGGCCATGGTCGACGATGTCCGCACCCTCCTCAAATCGAAAGGATTTGACCGGAAGCAGATCATCGTCGAGAAATACGATTAA
- the cobA gene encoding uroporphyrinogen-III C-methyltransferase — MSTIHIVGAGPGRADLLTVRAARILARADAVLYDRLVSREVLELISPAAELHDVGKAEGRQEEIQGHILDLLEDCGRRHETVVRLKGGDPMVFGRGGEEWRWLVARGWNVEVTPGLSSAISVPELAGIPVTYRGIAGGFAVVTGHRHPAACQEWAAYAHVDTLVVLMGVGRRAEIADCLIAAGRDGDTPVAFVENGSTARQRVVVTTLREAGTCEVNSPAVMVIGEVVNLRGQLIQPAHFNAAVDLTSLLQVGEAHTRQSC; from the coding sequence ATGAGCACCATCCACATCGTCGGAGCCGGACCCGGTCGCGCCGACCTCCTCACGGTCCGCGCTGCCCGCATCCTTGCCCGCGCCGACGCCGTGCTCTACGACCGGTTGGTTTCCCGCGAAGTTCTCGAACTGATCAGCCCCGCCGCGGAACTCCATGATGTCGGAAAGGCAGAGGGCCGCCAGGAAGAGATCCAGGGCCACATTCTGGACCTGCTGGAAGACTGCGGCCGCCGCCACGAAACCGTGGTCCGCCTGAAGGGCGGCGACCCCATGGTCTTCGGCCGGGGTGGAGAGGAATGGCGCTGGCTGGTCGCCCGCGGTTGGAACGTGGAAGTCACGCCCGGCCTCAGTTCCGCCATCTCTGTCCCCGAACTGGCTGGAATTCCAGTCACTTACCGCGGCATCGCCGGCGGCTTCGCGGTCGTCACCGGACACCGCCACCCCGCCGCGTGTCAGGAGTGGGCGGCCTATGCCCATGTCGACACCCTGGTCGTGCTGATGGGTGTCGGGCGCCGCGCTGAGATCGCGGACTGCCTCATTGCCGCCGGACGCGACGGCGATACTCCGGTCGCTTTTGTGGAGAATGGCTCCACGGCCAGGCAGCGGGTCGTGGTGACAACGCTGCGCGAGGCCGGTACCTGCGAGGTCAATTCTCCCGCCGTGATGGTGATTGGAGAAGTGGTGAACCTGCGCGGCCAGCTAATTCAACCGGCGCACTTCAACGCGGCCGTAGATCTCACGAGTCTGCTGCAGGTTGGCGAAGCTCACACCCGGCAGTCTTGCTGA
- a CDS encoding 1-phosphofructokinase family hexose kinase, with amino-acid sequence MILTLTANPAIDRNVAVDRLVFEDRAYILSTRESAGGRGINASSVIHSYGGPTLAIAICGGKSGKLLEGFLSQAEFPCEFVRVRHEIRTNFTIADKNGLAIKLNEHGPALSQPELSRLEKTVRHRMKEATWLLLCGSVPPGVPAEFYARLIQAASKLGVKTLLDTDGEAVEAALEQGPTVVTPNQPEAERLLNRALLTRNHFQEAAERIRGMGAKNVILSLGARGALGAFEDGSIWEAVPPRIDALCPIGAGDALAAAYAWAAHDGKEAMDALRWGVAAGTASARLPGVSFANLQQTREIYGRVEVRRLN; translated from the coding sequence TTGATCCTCACCCTCACCGCGAATCCAGCTATAGACCGCAACGTTGCCGTCGATCGCCTGGTCTTCGAAGACCGGGCCTACATCCTGTCGACCCGGGAATCGGCCGGAGGCCGAGGCATTAACGCGTCCAGCGTGATCCACAGCTATGGTGGGCCGACGCTGGCCATTGCGATCTGTGGCGGCAAGTCGGGCAAGCTACTGGAAGGGTTCCTGAGCCAGGCCGAGTTTCCGTGCGAGTTCGTGCGGGTACGGCACGAGATCCGGACGAATTTCACGATCGCGGATAAGAACGGTCTGGCGATCAAATTGAATGAACACGGTCCGGCGCTGAGCCAGCCGGAGTTGTCCAGGCTGGAAAAGACCGTGCGGCACAGGATGAAAGAGGCGACCTGGCTGCTGCTGTGCGGCAGCGTGCCGCCCGGGGTGCCTGCTGAATTTTATGCGAGGCTGATCCAAGCAGCTTCGAAGTTGGGCGTGAAGACGCTGCTGGACACGGATGGCGAAGCGGTGGAAGCGGCGCTGGAGCAGGGACCGACCGTAGTGACTCCGAATCAACCGGAAGCGGAGCGGTTGCTGAATCGCGCTTTGCTGACGCGCAACCACTTCCAGGAAGCTGCTGAGCGGATCCGGGGCATGGGCGCGAAGAACGTGATTCTGTCCCTGGGTGCGCGTGGTGCGCTGGGCGCGTTCGAGGATGGGTCCATCTGGGAGGCGGTGCCGCCGCGGATCGACGCGCTGTGTCCTATCGGCGCGGGCGATGCGCTGGCCGCAGCCTACGCCTGGGCTGCACACGATGGCAAGGAAGCCATGGATGCGCTGAGGTGGGGCGTGGCGGCTGGTACGGCGTCAGCAAGACTGCCGGGTGTGAGCTTCGCCAACCTGCAGCAGACTCGTGAGATCTACGGCCGCGTTGAAGTGCGCCGGTTGAATTAG
- a CDS encoding DMT family transporter, with protein sequence MRNHPQFTAYAALASVCFFWGTTYLGIRMALETFPPALLVAVRFTLSGSILLIGALFMGAHIPRGRELARSAGNGILLVGLGTGGLVWAETMIPSGLAALIITISPFWMVGLDALMPPRTPLHGPTLAGMAIGLGGAALLVGPGAMAGGAAGQHLILGFCILQVGCLSWSLGSMLQRRQETKAHPIVSGGVQQLAAGLAFIPVALFLQGPVHWSTRGISATLYLVTFGSIIGYSSYVFALDRLPVAMVSLYNYLNPLVAVFLGWVFYRESFGLREAAAMLIIFTGVAVVKHAEARRRKLA encoded by the coding sequence TTGAGGAATCACCCCCAGTTCACTGCCTACGCCGCTCTTGCGTCCGTATGCTTTTTCTGGGGCACCACCTACCTCGGCATCCGCATGGCGCTGGAGACTTTTCCGCCCGCCTTGCTGGTCGCCGTGCGCTTCACCCTCTCCGGCTCCATCCTGCTCATCGGAGCCCTGTTCATGGGCGCGCACATCCCGCGCGGCCGCGAACTGGCCCGCAGCGCCGGCAACGGGATCCTGCTGGTAGGCCTGGGCACCGGCGGCCTGGTTTGGGCCGAAACGATGATCCCCAGCGGCCTCGCCGCCCTCATCATCACCATTTCGCCCTTCTGGATGGTCGGTCTCGACGCCCTGATGCCGCCCCGCACGCCGCTGCACGGGCCTACCCTCGCCGGTATGGCCATCGGCTTAGGCGGAGCCGCGCTACTGGTCGGGCCCGGCGCCATGGCCGGCGGAGCCGCGGGCCAGCATCTCATCCTGGGCTTCTGCATCCTCCAGGTCGGCTGCCTGTCGTGGTCTTTGGGTTCGATGCTGCAGCGCCGCCAGGAGACCAAGGCTCATCCCATCGTGTCCGGAGGCGTACAGCAACTCGCCGCCGGCTTAGCCTTCATCCCGGTGGCTTTGTTCCTGCAAGGACCCGTGCACTGGTCGACCCGAGGGATCTCGGCCACACTCTACCTGGTGACCTTCGGGTCCATCATCGGCTACTCCAGCTACGTGTTCGCGCTCGACCGCCTACCCGTCGCGATGGTCTCGCTTTACAACTATTTGAATCCGCTGGTGGCCGTCTTCCTGGGTTGGGTCTTTTACCGCGAGTCCTTCGGCCTCCGTGAAGCCGCGGCGATGCTCATCATTTTCACAGGCGTGGCAGTAGTGAAACACGCCGAGGCGCGGCGCAGGAAACTGGCTTAG
- a CDS encoding D-2-hydroxyacid dehydrogenase — translation MAGHTILVLNSPTARHLTLLDRLPPGCRIVAGDSAEAFVNATPEADILLVGAVSRELVEQVWSMAPRVQWVHSLWAGLETLLFPALIESDVSLTNGRGVFARSLGEFAIAGMLWFAKDIRRMRRQQRERRWEKFTITELHGASLGIIGHGSIGRAVASLANAFGMHVHGIGRRHTREEFENILQRSDYLLVGAPLTPDTRGMIGETELRMMQPESVLINLGRGPVIEEPALLHALRENWIRGAVLDVFDEEPLPEDHPLWALDNVLLSPHCSDNTATWLNDAMELFLENYTLFAQGEPLKNISDKKAGY, via the coding sequence ATGGCTGGACATACGATCCTGGTTCTGAATAGCCCAACAGCCCGGCATCTGACGCTGCTGGACCGCCTGCCGCCCGGTTGCCGCATCGTGGCCGGCGACAGCGCCGAAGCGTTCGTCAATGCCACTCCGGAGGCCGACATCCTGCTGGTCGGGGCGGTCAGCCGTGAGCTCGTCGAACAGGTCTGGTCCATGGCGCCGCGCGTCCAGTGGGTTCATTCCTTGTGGGCCGGCCTCGAGACCCTGCTCTTCCCGGCTCTCATCGAGAGCGACGTCAGCCTCACCAATGGCCGCGGCGTCTTTGCCCGCTCCCTGGGCGAGTTCGCCATCGCCGGCATGCTCTGGTTCGCCAAGGATATCCGCCGTATGCGGCGCCAGCAGCGGGAACGCCGCTGGGAGAAGTTCACCATCACGGAACTCCATGGCGCATCGCTCGGCATCATCGGCCACGGTTCCATCGGCCGCGCTGTCGCTTCCCTCGCCAACGCCTTCGGCATGCACGTTCACGGTATCGGCCGCCGTCACACCCGCGAGGAGTTCGAAAACATCCTCCAACGGTCTGACTATCTGCTGGTCGGGGCGCCGCTGACACCCGACACCCGCGGCATGATCGGCGAAACCGAGCTGCGCATGATGCAGCCGGAATCCGTGCTCATCAATCTGGGTCGCGGACCCGTCATTGAAGAACCCGCCCTGCTCCACGCCCTGCGCGAAAACTGGATCCGCGGCGCTGTCCTCGACGTGTTCGACGAGGAGCCGCTCCCCGAGGACCACCCGCTCTGGGCACTGGACAATGTCCTGCTCTCCCCGCACTGCTCCGACAACACAGCCACCTGGCTCAACGATGCGATGGAGCTCTTCCTCGAGAACTACACACTCTTTGCCCAAGGCGAACCATTGAAGAACATCAGCGACAAGAAGGCGGGCTACTGA